One region of Anaeromyxobacter paludicola genomic DNA includes:
- a CDS encoding HesA/MoeB/ThiF family protein: MPLSEAEAARYARHLSLPGFVPVTQEFLRAARVHVVGAGEVAGPALLYLAAAGVGTLLVDDPQDLGPEDAASWLYGAGRPGEPRVLAAMAAVRAGTSLCKARPYATGSEPTAALVCAASPAIARAAAAQARLAGLPHVVALADGDDGEVVTVPAGAPCYQCATRLASGMTARPGASAAALGALAALELVQLLAGVADGRAGRRIDLEAGMPQVSATVRVAACACGRTRKS; the protein is encoded by the coding sequence GTGCCCCTCTCCGAAGCCGAGGCCGCGCGCTACGCGCGCCACCTGAGCCTGCCCGGGTTCGTGCCGGTGACGCAGGAGTTCCTGCGCGCCGCCCGCGTCCACGTGGTGGGCGCCGGCGAGGTGGCCGGGCCGGCCCTGCTCTACCTCGCCGCCGCGGGGGTGGGCACGCTGCTCGTGGACGATCCGCAGGACCTCGGGCCCGAGGACGCCGCGAGCTGGCTGTACGGCGCGGGCCGGCCGGGCGAGCCGCGGGTCCTCGCGGCGATGGCGGCGGTGCGCGCCGGGACCTCGCTCTGCAAGGCCCGCCCGTACGCCACCGGCAGCGAGCCGACCGCGGCGCTCGTCTGCGCCGCCTCGCCGGCCATCGCCCGCGCCGCCGCCGCGCAGGCGAGGCTGGCCGGGCTGCCGCACGTGGTCGCGCTCGCCGACGGCGACGACGGCGAGGTGGTGACGGTGCCCGCCGGCGCCCCCTGCTACCAGTGCGCCACCCGGCTCGCGAGCGGGATGACGGCGCGGCCGGGCGCGTCGGCGGCGGCCCTGGGCGCGCTCGCCGCGCTCGAGCTGGTGCAGCTCCTGGCCGGCGTGGCCGACGGGCGCGCCGGCCGGCGCATCGATCTCGAGGCTGGGATGCCCCAGGTCTCCGCGACCGTCCGGGTCGCGGCCTGCGCCTGCGGGCGAACGAGGAAGTCGTGA
- a CDS encoding HesA/MoeB/ThiF family protein, producing MRGTLSEKSALVIGAGGPGGAAALVLASAGVGRLTLVDGGAVEPSDLTRQPLFGEAELGERRTAAAARRLGQLFPACRVEPLDRRLDAASAVELTRAVDLVVDGGGDVAAAFLASDAAVAAGRPLVHGGALRYSAQLVTVLPGTTGCLRCLFEEPPPDGPAGSGVLGPLAGLVGALLGAEAVRLLQGRPGTYAGKLVSYESRGGRVRAVPLPRREGCHTCRTGAAPLSAVAGG from the coding sequence ATGCGCGGCACACTTTCGGAGAAGAGCGCCCTCGTCATCGGCGCGGGCGGGCCAGGCGGCGCGGCGGCGCTGGTGCTGGCGAGCGCCGGGGTGGGGCGTCTCACGCTGGTGGACGGCGGCGCCGTCGAGCCCTCGGACCTCACCCGGCAGCCGCTCTTCGGCGAGGCCGAGCTGGGGGAGCGGAGGACCGCGGCCGCCGCGCGCAGGCTCGGGCAGCTCTTCCCTGCCTGCCGGGTCGAGCCCCTCGACCGCCGGCTCGACGCGGCGAGCGCCGTCGAGCTCACGCGCGCCGTCGATCTCGTCGTGGACGGCGGAGGCGACGTCGCGGCCGCCTTCCTGGCGAGCGACGCGGCGGTCGCGGCGGGCCGGCCGCTGGTGCACGGCGGCGCGCTGCGCTACTCGGCGCAGCTCGTCACGGTGCTGCCCGGGACCACCGGCTGCCTGCGCTGCCTCTTCGAGGAGCCCCCGCCCGACGGCCCCGCCGGCTCGGGCGTGCTGGGGCCCCTGGCCGGGCTCGTCGGCGCGCTCCTCGGAGCGGAGGCGGTCCGCCTCCTCCAGGGCCGGCCCGGCACCTACGCCGGCAAGCTCGTGAGCTACGAGTCGCGCGGGGGGCGCGTCCGCGCCGTGCCGCTCCCGCGGCGGGAGGGCTGCCACACCTGCCGGACCGGCGCCGCTCCCCTCTCCGCCGTCGCAGGAGGCTGA
- a CDS encoding FKBP-type peptidyl-prolyl cis-trans isomerase: protein MSTATRGDKVRLHYTGRLADGTVFDTTEDAGNTNFANFKGTGVTFGPTALVIGEGEMPPDFEDALVGLAPGQQATITIRSERAFGARDEARVMVLPIDDFTPRELGLERFRVAEGRHRPNNFDPKVGDVWEVSGPDGASVRARVVARTDETITLDANHPLAGHDLFFDVRLVEIL, encoded by the coding sequence ATGAGCACGGCGACGCGCGGCGACAAGGTGAGGCTCCACTACACGGGGAGGCTCGCCGACGGGACGGTCTTCGACACCACCGAGGACGCCGGGAACACGAACTTCGCGAACTTCAAGGGCACCGGGGTCACCTTCGGGCCGACCGCCCTCGTCATCGGCGAAGGCGAGATGCCGCCCGACTTCGAGGACGCGCTCGTCGGGCTCGCGCCCGGCCAGCAGGCGACCATCACCATCAGGTCGGAGCGGGCCTTCGGGGCGCGCGACGAGGCGCGGGTGATGGTGCTGCCCATCGACGACTTCACTCCCCGGGAGCTCGGGCTGGAGCGCTTCCGCGTGGCCGAGGGGCGCCACCGCCCCAACAACTTCGATCCCAAGGTGGGCGACGTCTGGGAGGTGAGCGGCCCCGACGGCGCGAGCGTGCGGGCCCGGGTGGTCGCAAGGACCGACGAGACCATCACCCTCGACGCCAACCACCCGCTCGCCGGTCACGACCTCTTCTTCGACGTCCGGCTGGTCGAGATCCTCTGA
- a CDS encoding class I SAM-dependent methyltransferase — protein MNHFTFPVRQARRSAAMDDAPIDWNEAWQAARLRAGKRSGKEVWDRRAPSFARNASASGYVERMLELMRPEPSWTVLDVGCGAGTLAAPLARRVRAVTALDFSPRMLELLRERCAAEGIDNVAPVLGSWEDDWAGLGIGSCDVALASRSLSVPDLRAALLKLDAAARHRVFVTAPVGDGPIDRRVLAAVGRGYVPGPDYVYPANLLRQLGIEAAVELIAVEGVRQYDTLDDAVERLRWMVPEPTPEELARLRGWLARELSPRAGGLELCPRTFHWAVISWVPARGR, from the coding sequence ATGAATCACTTCACCTTCCCCGTGCGCCAGGCGAGGCGGTCCGCCGCGATGGACGACGCGCCGATCGACTGGAACGAGGCCTGGCAGGCCGCGCGGCTCCGGGCCGGGAAGCGGAGCGGCAAGGAGGTCTGGGACCGGCGCGCCCCCTCCTTCGCCCGGAACGCCTCGGCGAGCGGCTACGTGGAGCGGATGCTCGAGCTGATGCGGCCCGAGCCCTCCTGGACCGTGCTCGACGTCGGCTGCGGGGCGGGGACCCTGGCCGCGCCGCTGGCGCGCCGGGTGCGCGCGGTGACCGCCCTCGACTTCTCCCCGCGCATGCTGGAGCTCCTGCGGGAGCGCTGTGCCGCAGAGGGAATCGACAACGTCGCGCCGGTGCTCGGCTCCTGGGAGGACGACTGGGCCGGGCTCGGGATCGGCAGCTGCGACGTGGCGCTGGCGTCGCGCTCGCTCTCGGTGCCCGACCTGCGCGCCGCGCTCCTCAAGCTCGACGCCGCCGCGCGCCATCGCGTGTTCGTCACCGCGCCGGTGGGCGACGGCCCCATCGACCGGCGGGTGCTCGCGGCGGTGGGGCGCGGCTACGTCCCCGGCCCCGACTACGTCTATCCCGCGAACCTCCTGCGCCAGCTCGGCATCGAGGCCGCGGTCGAGCTCATCGCGGTGGAGGGGGTCCGCCAGTACGACACGCTCGACGACGCGGTGGAGCGGCTCCGCTGGATGGTGCCCGAGCCCACGCCCGAGGAGCTGGCGCGGCTGCGGGGCTGGCTCGCGCGTGAGCTCTCGCCCCGCGCCGGCGGCCTCGAGCTCTGCCCGCGGACGTTCCACTGGGCGGTCATCTCCTGGGTCCCGGCGCGCGGCCGGTGA
- a CDS encoding HAMP domain-containing sensor histidine kinase, translated as MKRKIIVALSVFTLVFLLAGVDIARRIDAATTDLNHLITLHQVEILREQYLLHLKQVELDFLLRSTQGSRNLDVVIADVDALGKRVDSCFACHHSAAVTEQLNALNAQTELYKGALQRSMARAPGLASVDDPAFPIGEKLIGQVRDIVDVTTVSLERQTRRTAEAIRHAQRVLYALLAVGPVLAALLGYLCISGLTRQLRVLLASTRKLKGGDLDHRVARLSDEFQELAEAFNDMAGSLKEHMLRTQRTEQMVVVGQLAAGLAHEIKNPLGGIKAAMQVLADEAELSKEDRDLVGGVSREVARLESLMKNFLNFAKPGKPQLTELDVNALIDMILAFHVKTHGGASSGAAPVTITRDLQPVPELRADPMQLQQVLLNLVLNAVDAMPEGGTLSVRTSATGSAIQIEISDTGRGISPEHVEKIFLPFFTTKPKGTGLGLAICKQLVEQHGGAISVAPNPAGGSIFRVQLPSPAPTPVAA; from the coding sequence TTGAAGCGCAAGATCATCGTCGCATTGAGCGTATTCACGCTCGTCTTCCTCCTGGCCGGCGTCGATATCGCCCGCCGGATCGACGCGGCGACGACCGATCTCAATCACCTCATCACCCTCCACCAGGTCGAGATCCTGCGCGAGCAGTACCTGCTCCATTTGAAGCAGGTGGAGCTCGACTTCCTCCTCCGGAGCACCCAGGGCTCGCGCAACCTCGACGTGGTCATCGCCGACGTGGACGCGCTGGGCAAGCGCGTCGACTCCTGCTTCGCGTGCCACCACTCGGCCGCGGTCACCGAGCAGCTCAACGCGCTGAACGCGCAGACCGAGCTGTACAAGGGCGCCCTGCAGCGCAGCATGGCGCGCGCGCCGGGGCTCGCCTCGGTGGACGATCCGGCCTTCCCCATCGGCGAGAAGCTCATCGGCCAGGTCCGGGACATCGTCGACGTCACGACCGTGAGCCTGGAGCGGCAGACGCGCCGGACGGCCGAAGCCATCCGGCACGCGCAGCGCGTCCTCTACGCGCTCCTGGCGGTCGGCCCGGTGCTGGCGGCGCTGCTCGGCTACCTCTGCATCTCCGGCCTGACCCGGCAGCTGCGCGTCCTGCTCGCCTCGACGCGCAAGCTCAAGGGGGGCGACCTCGACCACCGCGTGGCGAGGCTCTCCGACGAGTTCCAGGAGCTCGCCGAGGCCTTCAACGACATGGCCGGCTCGCTCAAGGAGCACATGCTCCGGACGCAGCGGACCGAGCAGATGGTGGTGGTGGGCCAGCTCGCGGCGGGCCTGGCCCACGAGATCAAGAATCCCCTCGGCGGCATCAAGGCGGCCATGCAGGTGCTGGCCGACGAGGCGGAGCTCTCCAAGGAAGACCGCGACCTCGTGGGCGGGGTCTCCCGCGAGGTGGCCCGGCTCGAGTCGCTGATGAAGAACTTCCTCAACTTCGCCAAGCCGGGGAAGCCCCAGCTCACCGAGCTCGACGTCAACGCCCTCATCGACATGATCCTCGCCTTCCACGTGAAGACCCACGGCGGCGCGTCGTCCGGCGCCGCGCCGGTCACCATCACCCGGGACCTGCAGCCGGTCCCGGAGCTGCGGGCCGACCCGATGCAGCTCCAGCAGGTGCTGCTCAACCTCGTGCTGAACGCCGTGGACGCGATGCCCGAAGGCGGCACGCTCTCGGTCCGGACCTCCGCCACCGGGAGCGCCATCCAGATCGAGATCTCCGACACCGGGCGGGGGATCAGCCCCGAGCACGTGGAGAAGATCTTCCTCCCGTTCTTCACCACCAAGCCGAAGGGGACCGGGCTCGGGCTCGCCATCTGCAAGCAGCTCGTGGAGCAGCACGGGGGCGCCATCAGCGTCGCGCCCAACCCGGCGGGCGGCTCGATCTTCCGCGTGCAGCTCCCCAGCCCGGCTCCCACCCCGGTGGCGGCATGA
- a CDS encoding sigma-54-dependent transcriptional regulator, which yields MKAKGRIFLLDDDELIVSILARSLKHEGYQVEARSDPEGALDQLLAFSPHVVFLDLKMPGRSGMELLQELIDAGVGAQVVMLTSDDSAESAVRAMKLGAADYLTKPFDLEEVKLVVASLMERGSLKQEVGYLRKISSGLNQRELIGTSDALRQLKESAEKLARAGVPAVLITGENGTGKELLARHVHGLMHRGEADDRAPFIGINCAALPEHLIESELFGHEKGAFTDAKSEKKGIFELASGGSVLLDEIGEMKWGLQAKLLRALEEWRFRRVGGRHDIPIEATVFATTNRNLDEEVQSGEFRIDLYYRLATFCLRLPPLRERPDDILSIAQHFLAFFGRKYGRSGPAGFSPEAKSLLLAHDWPGNVRELRNMVERFVVLESGPVITPEHLPREIGRRQAALPAQAPAPAQAPAQAPAPAAAAAVEFSLPDGGLCLEDLESTLILQALARTGRNKAQAAKLLGMTYDSLRYQVKKLGLD from the coding sequence ATGAAGGCCAAGGGGCGCATCTTCCTGCTCGACGACGACGAGCTCATCGTCTCGATCCTGGCGCGGTCGCTCAAGCACGAGGGCTACCAGGTCGAGGCGCGGTCGGATCCCGAGGGGGCGCTCGACCAGCTCCTGGCGTTCTCGCCCCACGTCGTCTTCCTCGATCTCAAGATGCCCGGCCGGAGCGGGATGGAGCTGCTGCAGGAGCTCATCGACGCCGGGGTGGGCGCGCAGGTGGTGATGCTCACCTCCGACGACAGCGCCGAGAGCGCGGTCCGGGCGATGAAGCTCGGGGCGGCCGACTACCTGACCAAGCCCTTCGACCTCGAAGAGGTGAAGCTGGTGGTCGCCTCGCTCATGGAGCGCGGGAGCCTCAAGCAGGAGGTGGGCTACCTCCGGAAGATCAGCTCCGGCCTCAACCAGCGGGAGCTCATCGGCACCTCCGACGCCCTCCGGCAGCTCAAGGAGAGCGCCGAGAAGCTGGCGCGGGCCGGCGTCCCGGCGGTGCTCATCACCGGCGAGAACGGGACCGGCAAGGAGCTCCTGGCGCGCCACGTCCACGGCCTGATGCACCGCGGAGAGGCGGACGATCGGGCACCCTTCATCGGCATCAACTGCGCGGCCCTCCCCGAGCACCTCATCGAGAGCGAGCTCTTCGGCCACGAGAAGGGGGCCTTCACCGACGCCAAGTCGGAGAAGAAGGGCATCTTCGAGCTGGCCTCGGGCGGCTCCGTGCTCCTCGACGAGATCGGCGAGATGAAGTGGGGGCTGCAGGCGAAGCTGCTGCGCGCGCTGGAGGAGTGGCGCTTCCGGCGCGTGGGCGGCCGGCACGACATCCCCATCGAGGCCACGGTGTTCGCCACCACCAACCGGAACCTCGACGAGGAGGTGCAGAGTGGCGAGTTCCGCATCGACCTCTACTACCGGCTCGCCACCTTCTGCCTGCGCCTCCCGCCCTTGCGCGAGCGCCCGGACGACATCCTGTCCATCGCGCAGCACTTCCTGGCCTTCTTCGGCAGGAAGTACGGCCGCTCCGGCCCCGCCGGCTTCTCGCCGGAGGCGAAGAGCCTGCTCCTCGCGCACGACTGGCCGGGCAACGTGCGGGAGCTGCGCAACATGGTCGAGCGCTTCGTGGTGCTGGAGAGCGGTCCGGTGATCACCCCCGAGCACCTGCCCCGCGAGATCGGCCGCCGGCAGGCTGCGCTCCCGGCTCAGGCTCCGGCTCCGGCTCAGGCGCCGGCTCAGGCGCCGGCGCCGGCAGCCGCGGCGGCCGTCGAGTTCAGCCTCCCCGATGGCGGGCTCTGCCTCGAGGACCTCGAGTCCACCCTCATCCTCCAGGCGCTCGCCAGGACCGGGCGCAACAAGGCCCAGGCGGCGAAGCTCCTCGGGATGACCTACGACTCGCTCCGCTACCAGGTGAAGAAGCTCGGGCTCGACTAG
- a CDS encoding 4Fe-4S dicluster domain-containing protein — protein MTIPEELTTLEQVREFIHTTISRRTFNKSLGIAGLGAIAFQYGCSSSTQNVAPRPIFVANADGLVVADNTLCVGCRRCESACVAFNQGNQAPGNNPANPTGADAAASTMAQPAISNIKINRNLLYGVNGAKDMTGQGLYGNFTVVQNTCLQCPHPVPCQLACPHGAIQVVGPVNARVVNTDLCQGCGVCVKACPWQMPSLDGEPLAKGTKAHKCHLCGGAPECVAACTTGALQYLPWTDQTSYTPVRQTVPASIQMPPDVAATCSKCH, from the coding sequence GTGACGATCCCGGAAGAGCTTACGACCCTCGAGCAGGTTCGTGAGTTCATCCACACGACCATCAGCCGCCGCACCTTCAACAAGTCGCTGGGGATCGCCGGCCTGGGCGCCATCGCCTTCCAGTACGGCTGCAGCTCCAGTACCCAGAACGTCGCGCCGCGCCCGATCTTCGTGGCGAACGCCGACGGGCTGGTGGTGGCCGACAACACCCTCTGCGTCGGCTGCCGCCGCTGCGAGTCGGCCTGCGTGGCCTTCAACCAGGGCAACCAGGCTCCGGGGAACAACCCGGCCAATCCCACCGGCGCCGACGCCGCCGCCTCCACCATGGCGCAGCCGGCCATCTCCAACATCAAGATCAACCGGAACCTGCTCTACGGCGTGAACGGCGCCAAGGACATGACCGGCCAGGGGCTCTACGGCAACTTCACCGTCGTCCAGAACACCTGCCTCCAGTGCCCGCACCCGGTGCCCTGCCAGCTCGCCTGTCCGCACGGCGCGATCCAGGTGGTCGGACCAGTCAACGCCCGGGTGGTGAACACCGACCTCTGCCAGGGCTGCGGGGTCTGCGTGAAGGCCTGCCCCTGGCAGATGCCCTCGCTGGACGGGGAGCCGCTCGCCAAGGGGACCAAGGCGCACAAGTGCCACCTCTGCGGCGGCGCGCCGGAGTGCGTCGCGGCCTGCACCACGGGCGCGCTGCAGTACCTGCCCTGGACCGACCAGACCTCCTACACGCCGGTGCGCCAGACGGTCCCCGCGTCGATCCAGATGCCGCCGGACGTCGCGGCCACCTGCTCCAAGTGCCACTGA
- a CDS encoding DNA-3-methyladenine glycosylase I, with the protein MTTPAGLAAGPDRKLRCSWGASAAEYLPYHDGEWGLPTADDVRLFEKVCLEGFQAGLSWLTILRKREAFRRGFAGFDVEKVARFGARDVARLLADEGIVRHRGKIESAINNARRACDLRDEAGSLAAYFWRFEPEPASRPRRLTWEALRGMATTPESVALSKDLRRRGWSFVGPTTLYAFMQAVGIVNDHLDGCAFRASAERARRAFERPR; encoded by the coding sequence GTGACCACGCCAGCCGGGCTCGCCGCGGGCCCCGACCGCAAGCTCCGCTGCTCCTGGGGAGCGTCCGCCGCCGAGTACCTGCCCTATCACGACGGCGAATGGGGCCTGCCCACCGCCGACGACGTGCGGCTCTTCGAGAAGGTCTGCCTCGAGGGTTTCCAGGCGGGCCTCTCCTGGCTCACCATCCTGCGCAAGCGCGAGGCGTTCCGGCGCGGCTTCGCCGGGTTCGACGTCGAGAAGGTGGCCCGCTTCGGCGCCCGCGACGTGGCGCGCCTGCTCGCCGACGAGGGCATCGTCCGGCACCGGGGCAAGATCGAGTCGGCGATCAACAACGCGCGCCGCGCCTGTGACCTCCGCGACGAGGCCGGCTCGCTCGCGGCCTACTTCTGGCGGTTCGAGCCGGAGCCGGCCTCGCGCCCGAGGCGGCTCACCTGGGAAGCGCTCCGGGGCATGGCGACCACGCCCGAGTCGGTGGCGCTCTCGAAGGACCTCCGCCGGCGCGGCTGGAGCTTCGTCGGCCCCACCACCCTCTACGCCTTCATGCAGGCGGTGGGCATCGTGAACGACCACCTCGACGGCTGCGCGTTCCGGGCCAGCGCCGAGCGGGCGCGGCGGGCGTTCGAGAGGCCGCGGTAG
- a CDS encoding molybdopterin molybdotransferase MoeA — translation MTTTFLEARDLVLSRAEPLPSEFVPLLDAVGRVAAADLTTQVDFPRFDNSAMDGWALRAADAPGPVVLPVSGFVPAGSPGTIPVAPGTAVRIMTGAPIPPGADTVVPLEDAEEREGAVHLPRALSAGAHVRHRGADLGAGQVAIRAGTVLGAPEVSFLASAGRLTVPVFRRPRVAILSTGDELVEPGAPLGPGQIHDSNAIAVAAAVREAGGVPVGLGIARDEAEPLRALLTLGLGADVLVTTAGVSMGDRDLVRELLAELGVTPIFFTIEVKPGHPTAFGARGATLVLSLPGNPVSTLMMFEQLVRPALLRMQGHRHVLRPLVSAVLDEQLSHRPGRVTFSRVKLERRNGVLHARSAGKQETSFLRTFLDADGVALLPPGRADAPAGITVPVQLLRPGFAPEHG, via the coding sequence ATGACGACGACCTTCCTCGAGGCGCGCGACCTCGTGCTCTCTCGCGCCGAGCCCCTGCCCTCCGAGTTCGTGCCGCTGCTCGACGCGGTCGGCCGCGTGGCCGCCGCCGACCTCACCACGCAGGTGGACTTCCCGCGCTTCGACAACTCGGCCATGGACGGCTGGGCCCTGCGCGCGGCGGACGCCCCCGGCCCGGTGGTCCTGCCGGTCTCGGGGTTCGTGCCCGCCGGCTCGCCCGGCACCATCCCGGTCGCGCCGGGCACCGCGGTCCGGATCATGACCGGCGCCCCCATCCCGCCCGGCGCCGACACGGTGGTGCCGCTCGAGGACGCGGAGGAGCGGGAGGGCGCGGTCCACCTGCCGCGGGCCCTCTCCGCCGGCGCCCACGTCCGCCACCGCGGCGCCGACCTGGGCGCGGGCCAGGTGGCCATCCGCGCCGGCACGGTGCTGGGCGCGCCGGAGGTGTCGTTCCTCGCCTCGGCAGGGCGGCTCACGGTGCCGGTCTTCCGCCGGCCGCGGGTCGCGATCCTCTCCACCGGGGACGAGCTGGTCGAGCCGGGCGCGCCGCTCGGCCCGGGCCAGATCCACGACTCGAACGCCATCGCGGTCGCGGCGGCGGTGCGGGAGGCGGGCGGTGTGCCGGTGGGGCTGGGGATCGCCCGCGACGAGGCCGAGCCGCTCCGCGCGCTCCTCACGCTCGGGCTGGGCGCCGACGTGCTGGTGACCACCGCCGGCGTCTCGATGGGCGACCGCGACCTGGTGCGCGAGCTGCTCGCCGAGCTGGGGGTCACGCCGATCTTCTTCACCATCGAGGTGAAGCCGGGCCACCCGACGGCGTTCGGGGCGCGCGGCGCCACCCTGGTGCTCTCGCTCCCCGGCAATCCGGTCTCGACGCTCATGATGTTCGAGCAGCTGGTGCGGCCGGCGCTCCTGCGCATGCAGGGCCACCGCCACGTGCTCCGCCCGCTCGTCTCGGCCGTCCTCGACGAGCAGCTCTCGCACCGGCCGGGCCGGGTCACCTTCTCGCGCGTGAAGCTCGAGCGGCGCAACGGCGTGCTCCACGCCCGCAGCGCCGGGAAGCAGGAGACCTCCTTCCTGCGCACCTTCCTCGACGCCGACGGGGTGGCGCTCCTGCCGCCCGGGCGCGCCGACGCGCCGGCCGGGATCACGGTGCCGGTCCAGCTCCTGCGGCCGGGGTTCGCCCCGGAGCACGGGTGA